The following are from one region of the Streptococcus sp. 1643 genome:
- a CDS encoding TraX family protein produces MKKWNATQLKYLMAAVMVLDHIPHITGIVSPLWEGIFHALTRCVGVWFAYMAMEGFIHTRNLKNYLIRLWSWAIIMFAGNSLLNALFASKGVMVNNNIFLTLAIGVTMLWIGFPRKELDKKEKLWRRIGVAGLLIFGCLFTEGGITMLPFLLISYSCRNRKGLRNLLYAFLWAFLLVTSIQIYDTWHQTLGMMLFNSDWLFVTVFPFMALYNGQRGKETSWSKYFFYIFYPAHLWIITLIAYWVK; encoded by the coding sequence ATGAAAAAATGGAATGCGACGCAGTTGAAGTACCTGATGGCGGCAGTAATGGTTCTAGACCATATCCCTCATATCACCGGAATCGTTTCTCCTCTGTGGGAAGGTATCTTTCACGCCTTGACCCGTTGTGTAGGAGTTTGGTTTGCCTATATGGCTATGGAAGGATTCATTCATACTCGGAATTTGAAAAACTACCTCATCCGCCTTTGGAGTTGGGCGATTATCATGTTTGCTGGAAATAGCCTACTAAATGCCCTATTTGCATCCAAAGGAGTAATGGTAAATAACAACATTTTCCTGACTTTGGCCATCGGTGTCACCATGCTTTGGATTGGTTTTCCCAGAAAAGAGTTGGATAAAAAGGAGAAGTTGTGGCGTCGGATTGGAGTTGCTGGGCTCTTGATTTTCGGTTGTCTTTTTACTGAGGGTGGTATTACTATGCTACCATTTCTCTTGATTAGTTACTCTTGTCGAAATCGCAAGGGATTGCGAAATCTCCTATATGCCTTTCTGTGGGCCTTTCTGTTAGTGACTTCCATCCAAATTTACGACACTTGGCACCAAACACTGGGAATGATGCTTTTCAATTCTGACTGGCTCTTTGTCACCGTCTTTCCTTTTATGGCCTTGTATAATGGACAGCGAGGAAAAGAAACCAGTTGGAGTAAATATTTTTTTTATATTTTCTACCCAGCTCATTTATGGATTATTACCCTGATTGCTTATTGGGTTAAGTAG
- a CDS encoding Cof-type HAD-IIB family hydrolase — translation MIKLLALDMDGTLLNEAKEIPQAHITAIHQAIKKGVKLVLCTGRPLFGVLPYYKQLGLDLQNEYVIVNNGCSTHQTSDWSLVDWQELSPADIEYLYDLAEKSDVQLTLFDEEHYFVLGGKPNQIVQNDAKLVFSDLTEISLEEATSGKYRMFQGMFLGTKEQTDDFEQRFAKELCQRFSGVRSQPVIYEAMPLGTTKATALSRLAEILKIEPSEIMAMGDANNDIEMLQFAGLGIAMGNASDHVKSLANDVTASNEEEGVARAIEKYIL, via the coding sequence ATGATTAAACTACTAGCCTTGGATATGGATGGAACCCTCCTCAATGAAGCCAAGGAAATCCCTCAAGCCCACATTACTGCCATTCACCAAGCCATTAAAAAAGGTGTCAAACTGGTTCTCTGTACAGGTCGCCCGCTTTTCGGTGTCCTCCCCTACTATAAACAACTAGGACTTGACCTCCAGAATGAGTATGTCATTGTCAATAATGGTTGCTCAACCCACCAGACCAGTGACTGGAGTCTAGTTGACTGGCAAGAACTCAGTCCAGCTGACATTGAATACCTTTATGACCTAGCTGAAAAAAGCGACGTCCAGCTAACTCTTTTTGATGAAGAACATTATTTTGTCCTCGGTGGTAAACCTAATCAAATCGTTCAAAATGATGCCAAACTTGTTTTTTCAGACCTAACTGAAATTTCCCTTGAGGAAGCCACTAGTGGCAAATATCGGATGTTCCAAGGTATGTTTTTGGGTACCAAAGAACAAACAGACGATTTTGAGCAGCGTTTTGCCAAGGAACTTTGCCAACGATTCAGTGGAGTTCGTTCGCAGCCTGTCATTTATGAAGCGATGCCACTTGGGACGACAAAGGCTACTGCTCTTTCTCGACTAGCAGAGATTTTGAAGATCGAACCCTCGGAGATTATGGCCATGGGCGATGCCAATAACGATATCGAAATGCTTCAGTTTGCAGGACTTGGCATTGCAATGGGAAATGCCAGTGACCATGTCAAATCCCTTGCAAATGACGTTACAGCTAGCAATGAAGAAGAAGGCGTTGCGCGTGCGATTGAGAAGTATATTTTATAA
- a CDS encoding MarR family winged helix-turn-helix transcriptional regulator: MPQYQFNSIYKNDETESTGLLFIKVYNKWESNLKRVLKSVGLTLPQFIVLTSLLFLNNREEYVTQVDIARFTGMDVMTVSQIVRLLEKKDYIRRDQHPKDSRAKLVSVTKSGAEKVNQALPLVEGIDEKFFEKLSNDRESFNHMLAVLEDKNA; this comes from the coding sequence ATGCCACAATATCAGTTTAATTCAATTTATAAAAACGATGAAACAGAGTCTACAGGTCTTCTTTTCATTAAAGTTTACAACAAATGGGAAAGTAATTTAAAAAGAGTTTTGAAATCGGTTGGCCTCACTTTGCCTCAATTTATCGTTTTAACCTCGCTCTTGTTTTTGAACAATAGAGAGGAATATGTAACGCAAGTTGATATTGCTCGTTTCACCGGTATGGATGTCATGACGGTTTCCCAGATTGTTAGACTACTGGAGAAGAAGGACTACATTAGACGTGATCAACATCCAAAGGATAGTCGGGCAAAACTGGTCTCAGTGACGAAGTCTGGCGCGGAGAAGGTCAATCAAGCTTTACCCTTAGTAGAAGGGATTGATGAAAAATTTTTTGAAAAACTTTCTAACGATAGAGAAAGTTTTAATCACATGTTAGCAGTGTTGGAGGATAAAAATGCCTAG
- a CDS encoding EVE domain-containing protein encodes MPRYWVGVVSKNHVLRGVEGNFCQVCHGKGGPLNRMKKGDYLLYYSPKYDMNGQDKLQAFVAVGKIIDDKAYQVEQFEGFFPFRRNVEYYQPVKDCSIEVARQHPEWKDYTSRLRYGHFEVSKDFFLYIFQHMKVDDEG; translated from the coding sequence ATGCCTAGATATTGGGTCGGAGTTGTTTCAAAGAACCATGTTTTAAGAGGAGTTGAGGGAAATTTTTGTCAGGTCTGTCATGGAAAGGGCGGCCCCTTAAATCGTATGAAAAAAGGTGACTATCTCTTATACTATAGTCCAAAATACGATATGAATGGTCAAGATAAGTTACAGGCTTTTGTAGCCGTAGGTAAAATTATAGATGACAAAGCCTATCAAGTAGAGCAATTTGAAGGATTCTTTCCCTTTAGACGAAATGTTGAGTATTATCAGCCAGTCAAAGATTGTTCCATAGAAGTAGCCAGACAACATCCTGAATGGAAAGACTATACTTCTCGACTTCGTTATGGACATTTTGAAGTTTCTAAAGACTTTTTCCTCTATATCTTTCAGCATATGAAAGTGGATGATGAAGGATGA
- the rexB gene encoding ATP-dependent nuclease subunit B, protein MKLLYTDIRTSLTEILTREAEELVAVGKRVFYIAPNSLSFEKERAVLECLSQQASFAITVTRFAQMARYLILNDLPTKTSLDDIGLGMAFYKCLAEFDPKDLRVYGAIKQDPQFIQQLIELYHEMTTAQMNFLDLESLTDEDKRADLLLIFEKVTAYLNQSQLAQGSQLSQLIEAIENGKVSSDFSQIALVIDGFTRFSAEEERVVDLLHRKGVEIVIGAYASKKAYTSPFTEGNLYQASVEFLHHLGAKYQTPAQDRSQTHEKIDSFDKASRLLESSYDFSELALDVDEKDRENLQIWSCLTQKEELELVARSIRQKLHDHPDLSYKNFRILLGDVASYQLSLKTIFDQYQIPFYLGRSESMAHHPLTQYVESILRLKRYRFRQEDLINLLRTGLYSDLSQADIDSFEQYLHYLGINGLPAFQQTFTKSHHGKFDLERLNAIRLRVLTPLETLLASRKQKAENLLQKWNAFLKNAALSKQMQELTATMETLEQERQAEVWKAFCHVLEQFATVFAGSQVSLEDFLALLHSGMSLSQYRTIPATVDTVLVQSYDLIAPLTTDFVYAIGLTQDHLPKIAQNTSLLTDEERQSLNQATEDGAQLLIASSENLKKNRYTMLSLVNAALKQLVLSSPSLLNENESKESAYLQELVSFGFSRIEKKIHQKSLSKDDMGSYHSLLSSLVAYHQQGETSNTEQDLTFVKVLARVMGKKLDQKGLTNPALPTSPSSKPLEKETLQALYPADKEFYLSTSGLTEFYRNEYSYFLRYVLGLQEEVRLRPDARSHGNFLHRIFERALKLPAENSFDQRLEQAIEETSQEQEFEAIYQESLEAQFTKEILLDVARTTGHILRHNPAIETIQEEATFGGRDRAFIQLDNGRSVHVRGKVDRIDRLKADGALGVVDYKSSLTQFQFPHFFNGLDSQLPTYLAALKREGEQDFFGAMYLEMAEPVQSLLAVKSLSGAVAEASKSMKYQGLFLEKESSHLGEFYNKNKANQLTDEEFQLLLDYNAHLYKKAAEKILEGQFAINPYTENGRSIAPYVQQHQAITGFEANYHLGQARFLEKLDLADGKRLVGEKLKQAWFEKMREELNR, encoded by the coding sequence ATGAAATTACTTTATACTGATATTCGGACTTCTTTGACAGAAATCTTGACTAGAGAGGCGGAAGAGCTAGTTGCTGTGGGCAAGCGTGTCTTCTACATCGCCCCCAACTCTCTTTCATTTGAAAAGGAACGCGCCGTTCTGGAATGCTTGTCCCAGCAGGCTTCTTTTGCGATTACTGTTACGCGCTTTGCCCAAATGGCTCGTTACCTGATTTTAAATGACTTGCCTACAAAGACCAGTCTTGATGACATCGGACTTGGAATGGCCTTTTATAAATGCCTTGCTGAATTTGATCCCAAGGACTTACGAGTTTATGGTGCTATTAAACAAGACCCTCAATTTATCCAGCAGTTGATTGAACTTTATCACGAGATGACGACTGCTCAGATGAACTTTTTAGACTTGGAAAGTTTGACTGATGAAGACAAGCGGGCAGATTTACTCTTGATTTTCGAGAAAGTAACTGCCTATCTCAATCAAAGCCAGTTGGCTCAGGGAAGTCAGTTGTCTCAATTGATTGAGGCTATTGAAAATGGCAAGGTAAGTAGTGATTTCAGTCAGATTGCCTTGGTTATTGATGGATTTACCCGTTTTTCTGCTGAAGAGGAGCGTGTAGTGGATCTGCTCCATCGCAAAGGGGTCGAGATTGTCATTGGCGCTTATGCAAGCAAGAAGGCCTATACCAGTCCGTTCACTGAAGGAAATCTCTACCAAGCCAGTGTGGAATTCCTCCATCATTTGGGGGCAAAATACCAAACACCTGCTCAGGATCGTTCTCAGACTCATGAGAAAATAGATAGTTTTGACAAGGCCTCTCGTTTGCTGGAGTCTTCTTATGACTTTTCAGAACTCGCTTTAGATGTCGATGAGAAGGACCGTGAAAATTTGCAAATCTGGTCTTGTTTGACACAAAAAGAGGAGTTGGAACTAGTAGCCCGTAGCATTCGTCAGAAATTACATGACCATCCAGACCTGAGTTACAAGAATTTTCGTATTCTCTTGGGAGATGTAGCTTCTTATCAGTTGTCTCTTAAGACTATTTTTGACCAGTACCAGATTCCTTTCTATCTAGGTAGAAGTGAATCCATGGCTCATCATCCCTTGACCCAGTATGTGGAGTCTATTTTGCGTTTAAAACGCTATCGTTTCCGTCAGGAAGATTTGATTAATCTCCTAAGAACTGGTCTGTATAGTGACCTTAGCCAAGCGGATATTGATTCTTTTGAGCAATATCTCCACTATCTTGGCATCAATGGCTTGCCAGCTTTTCAGCAGACCTTCACAAAATCCCACCACGGAAAATTCGATTTGGAACGTTTGAACGCCATTCGTCTGCGAGTTCTGACACCACTTGAAACCTTATTAGCCAGTCGGAAACAGAAGGCTGAAAATCTCTTGCAAAAGTGGAATGCTTTTCTAAAAAATGCTGCCTTAAGCAAGCAGATGCAAGAATTGACAGCTACTATGGAAACTCTAGAACAGGAAAGACAAGCCGAAGTTTGGAAAGCCTTCTGCCATGTTTTAGAACAATTTGCGACCGTTTTTGCAGGTTCACAAGTTAGTCTGGAGGATTTCCTAGCCTTGCTCCATTCTGGGATGAGTTTGTCTCAGTATCGCACCATTCCAGCAACTGTTGATACCGTTCTGGTGCAGAGTTATGATTTGATTGCCCCTCTGACCACTGACTTTGTCTATGCCATTGGACTGACTCAGGATCATTTGCCAAAAATCGCGCAAAACACCAGTTTGTTAACAGATGAAGAACGACAAAGCCTAAACCAAGCGACTGAAGATGGAGCGCAATTACTGATTGCAAGTAGTGAAAATCTCAAGAAAAATCGCTATACCATGCTTTCCTTAGTCAATGCTGCCCTTAAGCAGTTGGTGTTATCCTCTCCAAGTCTCCTCAATGAAAATGAGAGCAAGGAATCGGCCTATCTTCAGGAACTGGTGAGTTTTGGATTTAGCCGAATAGAGAAGAAGATTCATCAAAAAAGTCTGTCTAAGGATGATATGGGTTCATATCACAGCCTTTTGTCTAGTCTGGTTGCCTATCATCAGCAGGGCGAGACAAGTAATACTGAGCAAGATTTGACCTTTGTCAAGGTTCTGGCGCGTGTGATGGGGAAAAAACTTGACCAAAAAGGTCTTACAAATCCAGCACTCCCAACTAGTCCAAGCAGCAAGCCATTAGAGAAAGAGACCTTGCAGGCTCTCTATCCAGCTGACAAGGAGTTTTACTTGTCTACGTCTGGATTGACAGAGTTTTACCGCAATGAATACAGTTATTTCCTCCGTTATGTCTTAGGTTTGCAGGAAGAAGTGCGCCTGCGTCCGGATGCCCGCAGTCATGGTAATTTCTTGCATCGTATTTTTGAACGTGCCTTGAAACTGCCTGCTGAAAATTCCTTTGACCAACGTTTGGAACAAGCTATTGAAGAAACCAGCCAAGAACAGGAATTTGAGGCTATTTATCAGGAAAGTTTGGAAGCCCAGTTTACAAAAGAAATTCTACTTGATGTTGCGCGAACTACGGGCCACATCCTACGTCATAATCCAGCCATTGAAACTATCCAAGAGGAGGCAACATTTGGCGGTAGGGACCGGGCCTTTATTCAATTGGATAATGGTCGCAGTGTCCATGTGCGAGGCAAGGTTGACCGAATCGACCGTTTGAAAGCTGATGGAGCGCTAGGAGTGGTGGACTACAAGTCTAGTTTGACCCAGTTCCAGTTTCCTCATTTCTTTAATGGGCTTGATTCCCAACTGCCTACCTATCTTGCTGCCCTAAAAAGAGAAGGGGAGCAGGACTTTTTCGGTGCCATGTACTTGGAAATGGCTGAGCCTGTCCAATCTTTATTAGCTGTTAAAAGTCTGTCTGGAGCAGTAGCAGAAGCCAGCAAGTCTATGAAATACCAGGGACTCTTTTTAGAGAAAGAAAGCAGTCACTTGGGCGAATTTTACAACAAAAACAAGGCCAATCAGCTGACAGACGAGGAGTTTCAGCTCTTACTAGACTATAATGCCCATCTGTACAAGAAGGCGGCTGAGAAGATTCTAGAAGGCCAGTTCGCCATCAATCCCTATACCGAAAATGGCAGAAGCATTGCCCCGTACGTTCAGCAACATCAAGCCATTACAGGTTTTGAAGCCAATTACCACTTGGGACAAGCCCGTTTCCTAGAGAAGTTGGACTTAGCTGATGGCAAGCGTCTAGTTGGAGAAAAGCTCAAGCAAGCTTGGTTTGAGAAAATGAGAGAGGAGTTGAATCGATGA
- the addA gene encoding helicase-exonuclease AddAB subunit AddA produces the protein MKPIPFLTEEEIQKLQEAEANSSKEQKKTAEQIEAIYTAGQNILVSASAGSGKTFVMAERILDQLARGVEISQLFISTFTVKAASELKERLEKKISQQIQETDDVDLKQHLGCQLADLPNAAIGTMDSFTQKFLGKHGYLIDIAPNFRILQNESEQLLLKNEVFHQVFEEHYQGENKKKFCSLVKNFAGRGKDERGLRQQVYKIYDFLQSTSSPKKWLSDSFLKGFEEADFANEKDKQTEQIKQALWDLESFFRYHLDNDANEFPKAAYLEAVQQVLDEMGSLNHESDSQAYQEVLARVVAISKEKNGRALANSSRKADLKPLADAYNDERKVQFAKLGQLADQITILDYQERYHEDTWELAKTFQTFMSDFVEAYRERKRQENAFEFADISHYTIEILENFPQVRETYQERFHEVMVDEYQDTNHIQERMLELLSNGHNRFMVGDIKQSIYRFRQADPQIFNEKFQLYAKNPKEGKLILLKENFRSSSEVLSATNDVFARLMDQEVGEINYDSMHQLVFANTKLTPNPDNKAEFLLYDKDDSGQEEEESQAETKLTGEMRLVIKEILKLHQEKGVAFKKIALLTSSRSRNDQILLALSEYGIPVKTDGDQNNYLQSLEVQVMLDTLRVIHNPLQDYALVALMKSPMFSFDEDELARLSLQKVEDKVQENLYEKLVNSQKLATSQKNLIYTALAEKLNQFMDILDSWRLYAKTHSLYDLIWKIYNDRFYYDYVGALPNGPARQANLYALALRADQFEKSNFKGLSRFIRMIDQVLEAQHDLASVAVAPPKDAVELMTIHKSKGLEFPYVFILNMDQDFNKQDSMSDVILSRQNGLGVKYIAKVGTGAVEAHYPKTIKLSIPSLTYIHNEKELQLASYSEQMRLLYVAMTRAERKLYLVGKGSREKLETKEYPAAKNGKLDSNTRLQARNFQDWIWAITKVFAKENLNFSYRFLGEDQLTREAIGELENKSPLQDSSQASNRQSETIKEALEMLKEVEVYNSLHRAAIELPSVQTPSQIKKFYEPVMDMEGVEITNQTQSPEKKICFDLPDFSTKEKVTGAEIGSATHELMQRIDLSQRPTLTSLKDTLKQVQTSPAVRDKINLSKILAFFDTPLGQEILANTNHLYREQPFSMLKKDQKSQEDFVVRGILDGYLLYEDRIVLFDYKTDRYDEPSQLIDRYRGQLALYEEALSRAYSIENIEKYLILLGKDEVQVVKV, from the coding sequence ATGAAGCCCATTCCCTTTTTAACTGAGGAAGAGATTCAAAAACTGCAAGAAGCAGAAGCGAATTCGAGCAAGGAACAGAAGAAAACTGCCGAGCAAATCGAAGCCATTTATACGGCAGGGCAAAATATTCTTGTTTCAGCGTCTGCTGGTTCAGGGAAGACCTTTGTTATGGCCGAGCGCATTCTGGATCAATTGGCGCGAGGTGTGGAAATCAGCCAACTCTTTATCTCGACCTTTACTGTCAAGGCTGCTAGTGAACTCAAGGAACGTTTGGAGAAAAAAATCAGCCAACAAATCCAAGAAACCGATGATGTTGATCTCAAACAACACTTGGGATGTCAGTTGGCAGATCTGCCAAACGCGGCCATCGGAACTATGGACTCTTTCACACAAAAGTTCCTCGGTAAACATGGCTATCTGATTGATATTGCACCAAATTTCCGTATTCTACAAAATGAAAGTGAACAGTTACTCTTAAAGAACGAAGTTTTTCATCAAGTTTTTGAAGAACATTACCAAGGTGAGAATAAAAAGAAATTTTGTAGTTTGGTGAAGAACTTTGCTGGACGAGGTAAGGATGAACGAGGTCTACGCCAACAAGTCTACAAAATCTATGATTTTCTTCAATCCACCAGTAGCCCCAAAAAATGGCTGAGCGACTCTTTTCTCAAAGGGTTTGAAGAAGCTGACTTTGCAAATGAAAAAGACAAACAAACTGAGCAAATCAAGCAGGCGCTTTGGGATTTGGAAAGCTTTTTCCGTTATCATCTGGATAACGATGCCAATGAGTTTCCCAAAGCTGCCTATTTAGAAGCTGTTCAACAGGTTTTGGATGAAATGGGCTCCTTAAATCACGAGTCCGATAGTCAGGCTTATCAAGAAGTGCTTGCTCGTGTTGTCGCCATCTCTAAGGAGAAAAATGGTCGGGCTCTGGCTAACTCCAGTCGTAAGGCCGATTTAAAGCCACTGGCTGATGCCTATAACGATGAGAGAAAGGTCCAGTTTGCTAAACTAGGACAACTGGCGGACCAGATAACCATTCTCGACTATCAAGAACGTTATCATGAAGATACCTGGGAGCTAGCTAAAACCTTCCAAACATTTATGAGTGATTTTGTGGAGGCTTATCGCGAACGTAAACGCCAAGAAAATGCCTTTGAATTCGCTGATATCAGTCATTACACCATTGAGATTTTAGAGAATTTCCCACAAGTTCGCGAGACTTATCAAGAGAGATTTCATGAAGTCATGGTAGATGAGTATCAGGATACCAACCACATTCAAGAACGGATGCTGGAATTGCTGTCGAATGGTCACAATCGCTTTATGGTGGGAGATATCAAGCAGTCCATCTACCGGTTCCGTCAGGCAGACCCGCAGATTTTCAATGAAAAATTCCAACTCTATGCGAAAAATCCTAAAGAGGGTAAATTGATACTCCTCAAGGAAAATTTCCGTAGTAGTTCAGAAGTGCTGTCAGCAACCAATGATGTTTTTGCACGCCTTATGGACCAAGAGGTCGGCGAAATCAACTATGACAGTATGCACCAGCTTGTTTTTGCCAATACCAAACTGACTCCCAATCCAGACAACAAGGCAGAATTTCTCCTCTACGATAAGGACGATAGTGGGCAAGAGGAGGAAGAGAGCCAAGCAGAAACGAAACTCACTGGTGAAATGCGCCTGGTCATCAAGGAAATCTTGAAACTTCATCAGGAAAAAGGTGTTGCCTTCAAAAAAATTGCCCTTTTGACCTCTAGCCGCAGTCGAAATGACCAGATTCTCCTCGCCCTGTCTGAGTATGGAATTCCAGTTAAAACCGACGGTGATCAAAACAATTATCTCCAATCCCTAGAAGTACAAGTCATGCTAGACACCCTGCGTGTCATTCACAATCCCCTGCAAGACTATGCCTTGGTTGCCCTGATGAAGTCTCCTATGTTTAGCTTTGATGAGGACGAGTTGGCACGCTTGTCCCTTCAGAAAGTAGAAGATAAGGTCCAAGAAAATCTCTATGAGAAACTGGTCAATTCTCAAAAACTGGCAACAAGTCAGAAAAACTTGATTTATACAGCTCTAGCTGAAAAACTAAATCAGTTCATGGATATCTTGGATTCTTGGCGCTTATATGCCAAAACCCACTCTCTCTATGACTTGATTTGGAAGATTTATAATGACCGTTTTTATTATGACTATGTTGGAGCCTTGCCAAACGGACCTGCTAGACAGGCTAATCTCTACGCCCTAGCTCTGCGCGCTGACCAGTTTGAAAAGAGTAATTTCAAGGGCTTGTCGCGTTTTATACGTATGATTGATCAGGTTTTGGAAGCTCAGCATGACCTCGCAAGCGTAGCTGTCGCTCCACCTAAAGATGCCGTGGAACTCATGACCATTCACAAGAGCAAAGGACTGGAGTTTCCTTATGTCTTTATCCTCAACATGGATCAGGACTTCAACAAACAAGACTCAATGTCAGACGTCATTCTCAGCCGTCAAAATGGGCTTGGTGTCAAATACATTGCTAAGGTGGGAACAGGAGCAGTGGAAGCACACTATCCTAAAACCATCAAACTCTCCATTCCTAGTCTGACTTATATCCATAATGAGAAAGAACTGCAACTGGCTAGCTATTCAGAGCAGATGCGTCTGCTGTATGTTGCCATGACGCGAGCCGAGAGAAAGCTCTATCTTGTCGGTAAGGGCTCTCGTGAAAAGCTGGAAACAAAGGAATACCCAGCAGCTAAAAATGGAAAACTAGATAGCAATACCAGACTGCAAGCAAGAAATTTCCAAGATTGGATCTGGGCTATTACCAAAGTATTTGCCAAGGAAAATCTCAACTTTAGCTATCGTTTTCTTGGTGAAGACCAGTTGACTAGAGAAGCTATTGGGGAGTTGGAGAACAAGAGCCCTCTCCAAGATAGCTCTCAAGCAAGCAACCGCCAGTCTGAAACCATCAAAGAGGCTTTGGAAATGTTGAAAGAGGTGGAGGTTTATAATAGTCTCCACCGCGCAGCCATTGAGCTTCCTAGTGTTCAAACCCCAAGCCAAATCAAGAAATTCTACGAACCTGTTATGGATATGGAAGGGGTAGAAATTACTAACCAAACTCAATCACCAGAGAAGAAAATCTGCTTTGATTTACCAGATTTTTCAACTAAAGAAAAGGTAACTGGAGCAGAAATTGGTAGTGCAACCCACGAACTTATGCAGAGAATCGACCTCAGTCAACGGCCAACACTTACTAGCCTGAAAGATACTCTTAAACAAGTTCAAACTAGTCCAGCTGTTAGAGACAAGATCAATCTTTCTAAAATCCTAGCTTTCTTTGATACGCCACTCGGTCAGGAAATTCTCGCCAATACAAACCATCTCTATCGCGAGCAACCTTTCTCCATGCTCAAAAAAGATCAAAAGAGTCAGGAAGACTTTGTTGTTCGTGGGATCTTGGATGGCTATCTGCTTTATGAGGATCGTATCGTTCTTTTCGACTACAAAACAGACCGTTACGATGAACCAAGTCAACTCATAGACCGCTATCGTGGTCAGTTAGCCCTCTATGAAGAAGCCTTATCTCGTGCCTATTCAATTGAAAACATAGAAAAATACTTGATTTTGCTCGGCAAAGACGAGGTTCAAGTTGTAAAAGTATAA
- a CDS encoding type II toxin-antitoxin system PemK/MazF family toxin, with protein MIAKSEYIPEKQDIIWLDFDPSVGREIQKRRPALVVSRREYALQTGFVAVCPITHGQQGLAEKGLLVPVSSDKVDGAVNPFQLYTFDFRMRNAQKITRMDTQCFQKVVQLYQYIFGDT; from the coding sequence TTGATAGCGAAATCTGAGTATATTCCTGAAAAGCAGGATATCATTTGGCTGGACTTTGATCCATCAGTCGGTCGAGAAATCCAGAAACGGCGACCTGCCTTGGTAGTTTCTAGGAGAGAATATGCCTTGCAAACTGGTTTTGTAGCTGTCTGTCCTATCACTCATGGCCAACAAGGTTTGGCAGAAAAAGGCTTGCTCGTTCCTGTCTCGTCGGACAAGGTAGATGGCGCTGTCAATCCATTTCAACTGTATACCTTTGATTTTCGGATGCGTAATGCTCAAAAAATAACAAGAATGGACACACAATGTTTTCAGAAAGTCGTCCAACTTTACCAGTACATCTTTGGAGATACTTAA
- a CDS encoding type II toxin-antitoxin system PemI/MazE family antitoxin — MNTVKTRKVGNSLTVTIPKNLGMTEGQEMVVYKGIDGVIVLAPKLKDPFDGITDLRMTNDFEGVRSLDSEI, encoded by the coding sequence ATGAATACAGTAAAGACTCGGAAGGTGGGGAATTCGCTCACTGTGACCATTCCTAAAAATTTAGGGATGACAGAAGGTCAAGAAATGGTCGTCTACAAAGGGATTGACGGAGTCATTGTCTTAGCTCCAAAACTGAAAGATCCTTTTGATGGGATTACTGATTTGAGAATGACAAATGATTTTGAAGGAGTAAGGTCACTTGATAGCGAAATCTGA
- the ylqF gene encoding ribosome biogenesis GTPase YlqF, translated as MATIQWFPGHMSKARRQVQENLKFVDFVTILVDARLPLSSQNPMLTKIVGDKPKLLILNKADLADPAMTKEWRQYFESQGIQTLAINSKEQVTVKVVTDAAKKLMADKIARQKERGIKIETLRTMIIGIPNAGKSTLMNRLAGKKIAVVGNKPGVTKGQQWLKTNKDLEILDTPGILWPKFEDETVALKLALTGAIKDQLLPMDEVTIFGLNYFKKHYPEKLAERFKQMKIEEEAPVIIMDMTRALGFRDDYDRFYSLFVKEVRDGKLGNYTLDTLDDIDDDD; from the coding sequence ATGGCTACTATTCAATGGTTTCCGGGCCACATGTCTAAGGCTCGGCGGCAAGTTCAGGAGAATTTAAAGTTTGTTGATTTTGTGACGATTTTGGTGGATGCTCGGCTACCTTTATCTAGTCAAAATCCTATGTTAACCAAGATTGTGGGGGATAAACCAAAGCTTTTGATTTTGAATAAGGCAGATCTTGCTGACCCCGCAATGACCAAAGAATGGCGTCAGTATTTTGAATCACAGGGAATTCAAACTCTGGCTATCAACTCCAAAGAGCAAGTAACTGTAAAAGTTGTGACAGATGCGGCTAAAAAGCTCATGGCTGATAAGATTGCACGCCAGAAAGAACGCGGTATCAAGATCGAAACCTTGCGGACCATGATTATCGGAATTCCAAATGCTGGTAAGTCAACTCTCATGAACCGTTTGGCAGGGAAAAAGATTGCGGTGGTCGGCAATAAACCAGGTGTTACTAAGGGGCAACAGTGGCTCAAAACCAACAAAGACCTGGAAATATTAGACACGCCAGGTATTCTATGGCCTAAATTTGAAGACGAAACCGTTGCTTTGAAACTAGCCTTGACTGGAGCTATCAAAGACCAGTTGCTTCCTATGGATGAGGTGACCATTTTTGGTCTCAATTATTTCAAAAAACATTATCCAGAAAAGCTAGCTGAACGCTTCAAACAAATGAAAATTGAAGAAGAAGCACCTGTTATCATCATGGATATGACCCGTGCCCTTGGTTTCCGAGACGACTACGACCGCTTTTACAGCCTCTTCGTCAAGGAAGTCCGTGATGGAAAGCTCGGTAACTATACCTTAGATACATTGGATGACATCGATGACGACGATTAA